A stretch of DNA from Cryptomeria japonica chromosome 4, Sugi_1.0, whole genome shotgun sequence:
TTTTTGTAATGTTTTTAATATATAAACTGATGCAGGGGCTTCCACTTGGAGGGGATCCCAATATAAAAGTTTAAACTTCCTTTTTCATGTGCGTTAAATTTTTGAATGCTTATGCTAGAAGAGTGAAGTCTCGTAAAGGCTCTAATTTTAACAAATTTGTGAATGGGTTTGAAGATAACGTTTGAGGATTAATGGTTCTGCATTTAAGGTTTTTGTGGGGACTCTTTGTGAGGTGGAACGTAGCATTAAGAGGGCAGCAATTGGAGTTTTTCTTTCTGTTTTTAGGTGCAGAGATTTTTGGAGTAATGAAAGAAGAGACCTACAgattttgaaaaagagggaaaagttGGGAGTCGCTTTGTTTTAGGGGTGGAAAAGCTCATGTTTGCTGCAGATGTAAGGAAGTATTCGCAGCAGCAAGTTGGCTGAGAGTGCATGGTTCAGAGTTTTGCAGAGTTCAATTGAAGATTTGACAGTTGGAGATGGTTTCTGTATCTCTTTTTGCTGTTGTTTTGCTATTGTAGATCAGTTTTAATAGCTGTATTTATCAGTTCATGAGGCTGCATATTTATGTAATAACAGGTTTCTGAGTTTAACGTATCATTTTGGTAAAGTCCAATGAAACAAACAGAGTTTTCTTAAATCAGATTTAATTCTATTTCACTGAATTTCTTCTGCATTTGGTGGCGGTATTTGTTTTGCTAGAGGGTTTCTGTTTTCTGCATCTTAAATGGATTGAGAAAGGGTTTTGAAAAAACCCCGGACATTAAGAAAGGGTCACTGTTTTCTGTTGCATAGGATTATTTTGAAAAGTGTTGGTTGGTCTTCCAAATGCAACTTCAGTGAGGGATTTtaaataggatttttatttcttATAAATTTTGGGGGAATTTCTAGGTCACAgtctaaattataattataaatgattaaatcattATTATAGTTAAGAAAATCAGAGGTCAATACCATGACCCATAATCATTATATAATTAGAGAGAAGAAGTCAAAACACAAATCTATATTAGCTGATGCTCTAAAGGACTTGGAAACCCCAGTACATAGCAATTGAGAAGTTTCAGGTAATTGAGTTTTAGTTATGTTGCCTCACAATCAATTTACATATCATTTGAAGTTATCAACCATAGGATGGATCAACCTATCCAAATATTTTGGGCTATAGTTATGCCAAAACAGTTTCTGATTATGGACATTTGGGATCCTTAGATATTGCAATTCAGATTACTCACCTAAATAATCCGTAATAACTCTGCCAGATGATACCCTGCCAGATGGGTGCCCAGGCCAAGTGATACCATATGGATACTTCCATGCTGAAACTATGCTATTATTCATAGGAGGATGGTGATTTCCAGTGTCTGCATATGAatctccaaaaacaaaaaaaagctGTTGTTTGATCTCCACTACATATACCTGCAAAAATAAAACTTCTTCAATCAGTAATCACACTAAATTACATTAAAAATCGTCAATAAGAAAAGTGGTTATTAATCACTACCAATTACAGAGAGCAGGAAAAATGGCAGAAACACCAACAGAGCTGATGGCATTTTGGCAACCATTTTCATGACCTTGTAGATCTATGGTCAGCAGATTTGATTGTTTAGTTTATATGGCAAAAGAACTATTTGACTTGTATGGCCAAAATCAATGTCTAAGAACTTTTCAAAGGCATTCTAGAAATATGCTTAAAATAAAAGTGTTGGAGATTGAGTTGaaatcaactacaacaagaaaaAGTGGAAAAGGATCTAAAAACTTATATTAATACCATCAAATAGAAAAGCTACATTCTACATAGTCAGAACCCACAGAGAAAGATAAACttcaattaaaaaaagaaaaaggaaatgtTGTGCTCCATTGGTAAAGGAGAAGTTTTAGTCAATGTCAATGGATGTCATTATGAGGTCGTGTGGTTTACTAGTGTTGTGAATCAGTTGCAAACCAAAGTATCAAAGAAGGTTTTCTTAAGTTTTTGTCCAGTGAAATAAAATCTTTTGGAATAAAACATAATTTTGAAAGATAGTGTGTCATGCATTTATCTGTGTGTGCATTTTTTTTATGGAGTATTTTTCATTCATAAGttatttttgaaattaagtgtttgtgtttttttttcttGTATGACAGGAATATTTTCAATTAACTTCACAAATTTTAAGAAATATATATCAATTACAATTATTAATTGATCATTGATTGTAAGTTTTTATTGGTTACAGACATATGAGACAAACTTATTATTTAATACATAATGGTAAAATTAGTATatgatgttttatatatatatatatatatatatatatacttgctcTTTGTTTTAATCATAGCAATTGTATTTTGTGTATGATAGGTACAAGGAAGACCTGTAGAAGGCCAAGCAACATTTTATTGTTCTTCTTTTTGCATGTAGACTTACAACGCATAGGTCAATTTTCAAATTGTTAAGCAAATGACATTGTCTATGAAAACATGTCATGCCCCACCTAAGGTTAGGGCTTTGTAAATACAAATCATAGCACTCAAAACATGAGCAACTAAAGGCTTTGTAAATACAAATCATAGCACTCAAAACATGAACAACTAAAGGAATGAAAGTCGACTTAGGTTAAAACAATGTTTATGGCCAACTAGAGGAAAAAAGAATAATGAGAAGTGATTTCAAATCAACAATTTACCAAGGGAGGTTGACTCAATAACATAAATTATACAAATCTTTAATTAAGGGTTGTCCAAGGTGCTTGAAACCAAATAAGGTAGCCAACTAGAGTTTGCCATTATTAACCAAAGGTACGTGTTATCAAAAGGCATTGGGGTAATGGAAGATCGATGGGTGTGTTGAAGATGTATCTCTTCAAAGTAAGAGATGTGACTCTTCTTTCCCCTCCCAATGGTAGACATTAAAAAGAAAGTGGAAAGCCTAACTTGGGGGAAGAAAAAACATATCAATTGGGAATATTATTGATTTAATCTTTATTTCTCTCCTACAAGAAATTATATAAGGATTAGAGAGGAAACACTATAGGGAGAGTAGATATGGATACCCACtctaagtaggccaccccaagtTGGATGGAATTTTCTTGGTTGGATGTTCCTgtcacttgtgggccaaggggtcaaGTTGTCTTGGTTGGATTCACTTTGCCCTTGAGCTTAGTTATGGAAAAAATTTCGGGTGCCCTATTGTGGAGCCATGATTAGGAGAGAAGATACAGGTTCCCCCTCTAAGTAGATCACCCCAAGTTGTCCATGGAATTGTCTTGGTTGGATATTTCTACCACATGTGGGCCAAGGGGTCAAGTTGTCTTGATTGGATGCTCCACGCCCTTAGGCTTAGTTGTGGCAAACGTTTCGAGTGTCCTATTGTGGATCCATGATTGGAAGGGCAAATATGGGTTCCCCCTTTAAGTAGACAGCCCCAAGTTGATGAAATTGTCTTGGTTGGATGTTCCTGCCACTTGTGGGTCAAGGGATCAAGTTGTCTTGGTTGGATGCTTCACGCCCTTGGGCTTAGTTGTGGCAAATGGTTCCAAGCACTCAATCGTGCTTTCCTTCCACTTCCCTACTAAGGTTTATCCATGGAAATACAACTATTGATTAGATCCCAATGAGTGGGTTTATTTAACTTATATATCTTTTTAACTATTAATACGATTAATCATCTATGCTTTTATATTTTATGGATTCCTAACCCTTATGGAAATAATTGGCCTTATGAACTTTATTTCAAATGTTGATTAACATTATTGCAAGGGTTAAACCAGAGTTTATGTTGGAAAGGAAATTGTTAATTGGTAAGTTGTATCTTAATGAGCTATATTTCTTAGTTTAAGTGAAATTGTGATTTTTAGGGCAAGATTTAGGGTTATTCCAAAAGGGAACATTACATAAACAAGGTCTCAATGGATAGATAGTAGTTTTAAAATGATTGTTCATCCACCTACATTAATTTATAATATATCATTTACTATTTCAAATCTAGTCCCATTTAAGTTGTAGCATCCTTGGAATGAACAAAAATGTAGATATTTaaagataatataaaaaatatgctctttatgtatacacacacatcTTTATCTTCCTCTCCCTATGGATAATACCATCCTTGGATTGCTAGTTCATACAACTAGGTCAAAGCCAATCACTTTATGTTTATACACCAAGTGCCACTTGTTAGACGTACATTCATAATATTTAGACCAAATTTAAGTAGTATCAATGTTACATTATGAAGCTTCATGTCTCATATCGAAAAATTGATGGCAAAGTCCTTAGTGTATGATATTTGATGCTTCTAAGCATATGAGTCCATCCATGTGAATATACATGGACCAATGAGTAGATGATGCATCAATAAGGACGTTGACACCTAGGCATGGTGGTTATAACTTTCATAAATCCTAGACCAATGGTAATAATTTTAATGGAATATTAAATTATTTGTAATTGGCATACATGTGCTCTTCATGACTTTTTAGAGGCACATATGCACTATCCATGAGTGTCCTTATTCTTTTCAACATGAAAAGCATATGAGATATCAAAACACAAAATGAAAGGATAATTAATGTGAAGCTACACTTTTGCATTTGTTAAAGGAAAGTTTGCATAACTGATTGGAAAGATGGGCAACACTATTGTTAGATTTAATAATGAAGATTGATTAACAAAATTAAATATccctaaaatcataatatcttaaTTAAATAGATCATCAAATAGAATTATGACAATAAAAATTCATGACAATATTCAAACTTGAAAAAATAACAAAATTCTAATATATTCATTTATGTAGATGATAAAAATGAAGGAAATGACTACACTTATATGCTTTTGGATGTATGAGCCAATATGACAAGTGTTTTGGAAATCCTCAGCGATCTAGAGGATCGACTTAAATGTAGTAGTGGTTTCAAGTGAGCTCATCTTGCTAGATAGACAAAAGTCTTGATGAGGGAGGGGTAGCACCTAACTACCTTTAGTCAAAAGAGTTGAATGAGGTAGAGGTTTCCATCAATCAAGGTGATGACACGTGCTCCACTATTCCTAATATACAAGTAAGAAAATATTAATTATCTAAGTAAACTTAATAAGGAtgcaattaataaataattataccaACACCTCATTTAAGTGCAACTTAAAAAAGAAAAATGAATCTCGACAAGAAAAGCCATTTTAGATACTCACATACAATCTAATAATGTTTCTCAAATGAGTATGTCCCCATCACATAATATAGTACATGTTTGGTAGTGTTCCAATGAAGTCCATAAGGTTCTTGCATGAAGTGAGAAACCATgccaacaacaaaataaaaatatcaagacaAAGTATGTGCGGGGTATATAAGACTACCTCTAAGTTATGAGTATAAGATATTGTGTATGCTAAATTgtgacctatttgtaaaccctaactaaGCCAATCACTAACCCACTAATGAAACAATCCCAAATCTACTGTTTAAAATCTATTGTAGAGAGGACACTCTATGGACCTAATCATGAATAAAGAATTCTTGGTGATGATCAAGCCATTAAAATACGGTACCAATACGAAAGTTTTTTCATCTTGCAATAGAATGTATATTTCTTTTGAAGAATTGATTATAATGGACAATTCGTGATCCCAACTTTAATGTTTATGATTCACTTTTCCATGGATGTTTTTTTGTTAAAATCTGGGAGGATAAGAATCCAATCCCGCCCTCTTCGAAAGCCATTCCGCTAATGATTGAAGACGAGAAGAAGAACCATCTTGAACAAACCCACAATTTGAGTAGTGAAGATTTATCATCACTTGCCATCCCTTTTGAGTAGGATGGTACCAATCAAAAAAGGAAAATTCCTCATGAGACTTGCAGAGATGAAAAAGAGCTCTTCAGCACACCCAACAATGGAGCTACTCATGTTTCCAGCTCTAGAACAATACAATCTACTCATCTCATGGATTCCTACTAACACAACACAAAAATAAGTCAATCAGTATACTGATGTTTGATCTCTATACTTGTGCAAGCCTAGAAGTTTGACTCTTAAACATCAGTAATAAAAGATCTACAAGCTGGATTTAAAACATCTACAAATAAAGAGGATTCAACACAATTTGATATTTAGATATACTCTTCAAAAGGAAAACCTGAAACAGGTAATCTTAAAATTCTGAACTACAGTATATTCAATGTATATAGTATTTACCATATGCAAATGGGTTCAAGATTATATGAGAGAAGGCTACAAAGAAATCAAGCATAAGGAAGTTGGTATCTTCAAGTTCACTCAGCTCTGAAATAGCTTGTGATATATAGTTGTTGTGGGTGGACACTAACTCCATTGTTATGTTGAAGCATACTGCTCCAGACTGTAAATAACCAGGTTGAAAGTCAAAGGGCATGTTATTTGACACCAGAAAATTCCTTAGCCCAAGACTATACAGCTTTGTGAGCTGCAGTTTCATCTCTTTTATAACACTCTGAGAAACTTCTCTGTGCCCTGTACACATAACCCCAAATGCATTTGAATCATACTTGTAAAACATGACATGTTTGTTGATGTTAATTCTTACCACTGCACTAACATTTGTAGCAGCATTATCATTTCCATTCAGAGTGAGAAGTACTATTAAGTGCTTTAGATGATGAGAGTCATGGTATCCTTGAAATTCCCAACTTGGACGCTCAGCTTTGGAACTCCAAATGAGTCAAATACCCCACTGTATGCTATTTCAAAGTTTATGCCTTTCCATGCTACTATATGCTGGGCTGAATTGTTCAGGACGCTGTAAGTCACTGGAGATGGAAAACCTAATATTTCGGCTGCataaagcaaaaataaaaaatacacaatGTCTGGTCAATACATTCACCTGTTCATTATAACCATCGCAATATAATAATCATAAAGAAAAAGAAGTATTATGTAAATAGAGCAGGGCAACTGGACTGTACGCAACCATATAGCTTAGAGTACACAAGAGAAGCACTAACGGAGAGAACTTTGCCATAAACCTCAATCAGacttttaatttgaaaattgttcTTGGGCATGCTAGCATATGTCATCTGGAAGGTTGCATGAATTATGAGTTTGTATTAACTTGCAATGTTCTTGATTAGGTAAAAATTTTGAATGGATTTAAAAAGGGTTTTGATAGGACCTTGAAGGAGCCTGTAATGTCATCCTTAAGAAAGGGTCACTGCTTTATGTTGCATAAGATTATTTTGAAAAGTGTTCGTTGGCAACTTCAGTGAGGGTTTTTACAGTGAGGGTTTTTAAATAAGGTTCTTATGTTTCAAtcaaggttgcatgggtacgggggtacttggagactttggagactGGTGCTGGTACTGGTAcagctattttttcaaaataggagacgtgggtacttggagacgccaatttcttttaaataatccttgtgacctgcatttgttttgagcattgtttttCTTCCGTTTGTACTACATTTTGATTACTTTGTTgcctgtttttttttttaaaacattttaaggTTTCCTTTTTTTATGTTTGGCTTGGAGACGGTGGGAGACGGGCGGATACATTAGCGGGAAGTCTCCTCTCTATGAAGACGTTTCCAACCAAGTTTCCGATGCAGGATACGCGTCCGAGTCTCTGGTACGAGTACCCAGGGGCTGGGTAcgagtacccatgcaaccttggTTTCAATAAAATTTGGGGGGAATTTCTGGGATCACTATCTAAAACATAATTATAAATAATTACAGACATGACCTTTAATCATTATTATAGTTTAAGAAAATCAGAGGTCAATACCATGACCCATAATCATCATATAATTAGAGAGCAGAAGTTGAACACGTACCTATATTAGCTGACGCCCTAAAACACTTGGAAACCCTAGTACATAGCAATGGGAAAGTTTCACGTTAATAGAGTTTTTGTTATGTTGCTCACAATCACTTTACATATCATTTGAAGTTATGAAGCATAGAATGATCAGCCTATCCAAATATTTTGGGCTAAATCTATGCCACAATAATTTTTTCTATGCACATTTGGGATCTTGAGATATTTGATTTCAGAATGCTTACCTAAATAATCTGTAAGAATTGTGCCAGATGGGTGCCCAGGCCAAGTTACTTCCATGCTGAAACTATCCTATTTTTCATAAGAGGATGGTAATTTCCAGTGTCTGAATATGAGTCTCCAAAAACAAAAAAGGCTGTTCTTTGATATGTATAGAAAAGTGGTTATTAATCATTACCAATAACAAAGAACAGGAAAACTGGCAGGAACACCAACAGGGCTGAAGACATTTTGGCAATCATATTTCAGGACCTTCTAAATCTAAATCTATGGTCAGTAGATTTGCTTGTTTGGCATATATGACAAAACTTGTTATGTCTGAATATTTTTCAAAAACTTTTTAGAGGAGAATCATGTAGGATAGGATAAGATCTTAAGTCTACTATGCCAGCAAGCTGTATATGGGTCTACAGATAGGTTAGATCAATATGAGACTATCTTGTACTCTTCATGAgaggtacctaactgcactacaaacgAAACATACATACCTTACTTCCTTGTGAGATTTGAACTTatgacctctatttcaagagcacaaattctccaGACCAACTCAATCTATATATTATGGACATAATCTACTAAAATATTGAAAAAGGAAATTTTGTGCTAGAGGATTAACTTTAGTCAACATCAGTCCCTATCATTGGTAAGCCGTCTGGTTTTAATAGTCTTGTGATAGATATTAGTGAGTCCCATAACAAGGTCATCAAAGGAGCTTTTTAGCACAGAGATCAAACTGTCTGTAGACTAGTAAAACATAATTTTCAAAGATGGAATGGCATGCACGTATCTCAGTGCATTATTTCAACAAACCTTTTAACTTATTTAACGAATCATGATGAAAATAATCTTCTATGTATGGGGAAAGTTGGGTGATGCTGTTTTTATTGGTTTGACGGTTTTGTTTGAGCTTAGTCTTACTTGACTCTTAGATGTGAtatgtgacttaattaaatattgattttaatttattaaaaaaaaaaaaaaaaaaaaaaattgtttaataattaaaaataatatttatttatttttctattgatTCAGGTTAGAAATAGtcatgtaaaaataaataaaataataatttaagttTTATTATATTTTCAATCTATTAAATTATTGTGATAAACTTTTAACTATATCAATAATGTAAGTCTTATTTAAATATTCATTCAATGCTCAAATTTCAACTCTATTAATGATTTAGTATTACGGAATGAAATAGAACACTATTATAGACATCTTAATAGTCCTTATTGTGAAGTGGTAGGTAAATTAATATGAGAATTTGTTACCCCTTCAATGGAATAATCTTTTATAAATTTGCATTGTCAACTTTTAAATTatagatttttttgaaaaagaacTCATACTAAATGTAGATAATTATATGTTTGCGAAAATAGATTCACACTTATTGAAAAAGTGTGCTATTTTTTAATATTATCGTATTACTTCAAGGAAAAAATGACTAGCAAGCATTTAAGACATCTATGACTAATGACTCACAATTACTTCAATAATTCACTTGTTATTCAATCTAATAGTGACTAACCCTCACTCAAACTAGGatttcaactatcatatcaatagtATGAACGAAATACAATATGGCCAAGTACATTGTTGATCCAAAAATCATGCTACCGTGACTTTAATTTAGAACTATTTAAGTTCGCAAATGGGTGTACTTTATCAACTCTATTGTCCTACTTGACAAAACTAATTACTATTTCGCAAACTTTATCTCCATTGAATAcacaaaataatcaatgacaaACTAGATGTGATGTGTCTTTTGTTATGATAAGATATTTTAGAATACATTAGGTTATGAAATAAACCAAAAAAGTAGTCATTCATAATTTATAAATGTATTTGAATTAGCTGGTTGAAAGTGCTTTTGAATCTAATTATTTGTATGTTTTGCATGATAAGAATACTTTCAATTAGCTTTATTACTACAATTATTCAAAGATAGAATGGCATGCACGTAGTGTCCTGAATTGGACAAACATTGAGTCTTGTCAAGGTCAAAATACTCATGTATCTATtgcattcaaatttttaattatttaatcaaatattGCATAATGATAATCTTATGTTCTACAaataattatcatatttaatcattTAAGAAAATATCTATCTATTTTTCTATTAGTTCATGTTAGAAATAGTTACTATATAAATCAATGAAACCATAACTTAAGTTCTATTACATTTTCAATGCTTTAAATTCTTGTGACAAAATTTTAACTATATCAATAATGGAAATCTTACTCAAGCATTCATTTGAGGCTCAAATTTCAAGTCTAATAATGTTTTGTTGTTGCTTAAATAAAATTGAACACTAGTATGGCCATCATAATAGTCCTTATTATTAAGTGGCAAGGTAAATTAATTATTCGTTCAATAAAATCTTTTGCTATGGATTTGCATTGCTGACTTTTAAATTAttgatttttaaaagaaaaatactcACACTTAATATACATAATTATATGTTTGTACAAATTTATCACACTTATTGAAAAAAGTGTGCCATTCTctaatattattttgttattttagTGCAAAAAATGACTAGAAAGAATTTAAGACATCTATGATTAACGACTCACAATTACTACAATAGTTCACTAGTTATGCAATCTTATAGCCACTCTCTCTCACTCCAACTACAATTTCAACTATCAAATCATTAGTATCAAGGAAAGACAATGTGGCCACGTACTTTGTTGACCAAAAAAATTATGGTACCATGATTTTAAATTGAAGCTATTTAAGTTCACAATTTGATCTATTTTAGCAACTCTATTGTCCTACTTGACAAAACTAATGACTATTTCACAAACTTGTCGCGAGTTTCCATCTCCTTCACATCCCACATCGTTAGTAATTAATTTAGTTTGGCAAACATTACTAGTCTTTTGGTTTCAACTTTGTGGGTTGAATCTTTGCTAGATTTTGTAGGGTTATTTGTTGAGTCAAACATTATAGATTTGGAGGAGACTATTGAAAATGTTCACATTATTTTTGTTGTTGGCTTCTTCATCTCCATATGTTGAGAGGGAATCTTTATACCCTCTTATTGTTTCTCTGCATGATCATTTGTCACAGTTTCACATTGGTATGGATACTTTCGGTACATCTTTGTTTTTGGATTATGTTGTACATTTATTTCTGTAAGATTTTGGATTGTCATTGTCTTTGGTGTGGTTTGGAACAATTAACTTAATTGTGGCAAATTTCATCCTCGATATGGGGATGCCTGAGCAAAGTTCATAGACATCACATAGCTATCTTTCTTCCCTAATATTCTTTTCAAGAATAGGAGGACATCTTGCATGCATTCTTGGTTTTGTTCTTCTTAAACGGATGAATGTTATTTGACTAGATTGGATCATCTTCAATGTCTAGTGCTAAGTATCTACCATCATTAGATCATTCTCATGTTATTTTTTATAGTTAACAATATTTTAAAAAGTGGCATTTCTATTATATATCCTAACTTTATTTGTAGGAaggattaaattattaaatttttaaaaatagattcataatataaatatataaggcacatatttttttcttttttttttattgaataatttAGTTTTTATAACTTTTTGAAGTGAGATTAggtataattcaaacataggttcaTTTGGtattgcataattttttttgtatttatttaaattatttttgaaataagAACATCAATACCTAGAGGgcaattatttttcaaatttttaaaatctattttaatattttttcatgtGTGTGAAATAAAGACTTTCATAAATTGTTGAAAAACCTATGTTcactagaaaatagaaaattaatataacaatcaaattaaatatattcagTATTAACTTGTTGGAAAGCTTACCTCAAGTGCTAGGATCCTACAAATTATCTTTTCATATCCATCCCATTTGGTGGTCCAAGTCAAGTTGGAAGCATAAAATTTTAAGGAAAATCTGAGGCCTAAGGTGGAAATGTCACTTTTAGGGCTTTCATTTGAAGGTCCTTCAAAAGAAGGTACCTTTGTTTGAAGCATATTCAAGCACCTTCATTTTTGAAGGTATGATGTTCccgcaatttaaaaaaaaaacattcgaATGAAGgtaattttcaaaaatgaaaaaaaaaaaaggaggatcTTCGTTCAAAGGTCCCTTTTTATTCCTTTTTTGAAAATTACCTTTGTTCAAAGGTTTTTTTCATGTTAAACCTTTGAATGAAGGTATCTTTTGATGTACCTTTGCGTAAAGAAACACCTTCAAATGaagctattttttatttttcacctCCATTTGGAGTTGAAAAATGTGATGTCCCACAATTGTGACTCACTATTGTGGTCTCAACCTTCTTTGCTAAGTGTGATTTCCTTTTAGGTTGAAATAGATTGATAGGATTCAGTGAATCAATTTGAAATGAGATTTATTGTTTATATAGATTAATAGTATCAATCACCACACCAATTAACCAAAATCGAGCACAATTGTTGGTCTCTCATTGTGGGCTCATGATATTAGTGTATTTATTTTGCTCAAATTTTTGTTACTATTATTATTATGAGCCTAGCCTTGTGTTTACTTGTAGTCATTTTGAATTTACATCGACCTTGTAAAGTTTAAGAGGGGGGAAAGCATGCATTACCTTTG
This window harbors:
- the LOC131048991 gene encoding uncharacterized protein LOC131048991: MFYKYDSNAFGVMCTGHREVSQSVIKEMKLQLTKLYSLGLRNFLVSNNMPFDFQPGYLQSGAVCFNITMELVSTHNNYISQAISELSELEDTNFLMLDFFVAFSHIILNPFAYGIHEMSRLYCSRAGNMSSSIVGCAEELFFISASLMRNFPFLIGTILLKRDGK